In the Brassica napus cultivar Da-Ae chromosome A2 unlocalized genomic scaffold, Da-Ae chrA02_Random_18, whole genome shotgun sequence genome, one interval contains:
- the LOC111213895 gene encoding probable carboxylesterase 120, with translation MSESTQDNINNPDGSITSVPTRFPYVPATPEPSPQNPVVSKDITVNRSKSTWMRLYVPTAALNGGVSSEKLPLVVYYHGGGFATGSVDFYPHHDFCNLMARELNAVFASPSYRLAPVNRLPAAYDDGVDAPAVFADLSPLRIRGMILHQPFFGGEERCESETNVNFPHILSDACWHLCLPVGANRDHEYSNPTVGDGPKQMEKIGRLGRNWKVVVIGRERHRLIDRHRDVAKLMKDQGVDVTEHFTDGDVHGAELVNQGETTLACIRSIIYSSSRKGFFF, from the coding sequence ATGTCTGAATCAACTCAAGACAACATAAACAATCCAGACGGCTCCATCACTAGCGTCCCCACCAGATTCCCCTACGTCCCAGCCACACCTGAACCCTCCCCGCAAAACCCCGTCGTATCCAAAGACATTACGGTGAACCGCTCAAAGTCAACATGGATGCGTCTCTACGTTCCCACCGCCGCACTAAACGGCGGCGTTTCGTCTGAAAAACTCCCTCTGGTTGTCTATTACCACGGCGGAGGATTCGCCACCGGCAGCGTCGACTTCTATCCCCACCACGACTTCTGCAACCTTATGGCGCGCGAGCTCAACGCAGTCTTCGCTTCTCCTTCGTACCGGCTAGCTCCCGTGAACAGACTCCCGGCGGCGTACGACGACGGAGTGGATGCACCAGCCGTCTTCGCCGATCTAAGTCCATTACGTATCCGTGGTATGATCTTACACCAGCCGTTCTTCGGCGGCGAAGAGCGTTGCGAGTCTGAAACCAATGTGAACTTTCCGCATATACTCAGCGACGCCTGCTGGCACCTTTGTCTCCCTGTCGGAGCGAACCGGGATCACGAGTATTCGAATCCGACGGTGGGAGATGGACCGAAGCAAATGGAGAAAATCGGACGGTTGGGACGGAACTGGAAGGTGGTGGTGATTGGACGAGAAAGACATCGTCTGATAGATAGGCACAGAGATGTGGCGAAGTTGATGAAGGACCAGGGAGTGGATGTGACTGAGCATTTTACCGACGGGGATGTTCACGGTGCTGAGCTCGTTAACCAGGGTGAAACTACGCTTGCTTGCATCAGAAGTATCATTTACTCTTCCTCCcgtaaaggtttttttttttaa